The sequence TCAGGCCCATGAAGCCCTTGTCGGACGCGATCACCGAGACGTAGCGGCGCATCAGCGTCCACAGCTGCGTCCCCCAGCCCTGCGGCTTCGGCGGGCGCATCTGCTGCGGCGGCGGCATGTGCACGGACTGCACGGCGACGGCGTCGATGTCGGCGGCGTACATCTGGTAGTGCTGCGAGCCGCGCCAGCGGCCCGACCAGTCGTAGTCGCGGTAGTTCTCGAACGCCGAGAAGACGTCGGCCCAGCTGGTGTAGCCGAAGAAGTTCAGCGCCTCGTCCGGCGGGCCGAAGTAGGCCACGGCGCCGCCCGGCGCCATCACCAGGAGCTTGTCGCAGATGGCCAGCTCGGCCACCGAGTGCGTGACGACCAGGACCGTGCGGCCGTCGTCGGCCAGGCCGCGCAGCAGCTGCATGACGTCGCGGTCCATGCCCGGGTCGAGGCCCGAGGTGGGCTCGTCCAGGAAGATCAGCGACGGCTTGGTGAGCAGTTCGAGCGCCACGGAGACGCGCTTGCGCTGGCCGCCGGAGAGCGAGGTGACCTTCTTGTCCTTGTGGACGTCGAGCTTGAGCTCGGCGAGGACCTCGTGGATGCGGGACTGGCGCTCGGCCTCGGTGGTGTCCGCGGGGAAGCGGAGCTTGGCCGCGTACTTGAGGGCGCGGGTGACGGTCAGTTCCTTGTGCAGGATGTCGTCCTGCGGGACCAGGCCGATGCGCTGGCGCAGCTCGGCGAACTGCTTGTAGAGGTTCCGGTTGTCGTAGAGGACGTCGCCCTGGTTGGCGGGCCGGTAGCCGGTGAGCGCCTTGAGCAGGGTGGACTTTCCGGAGCCGGACGGGCCGATGACGCCGATCAGCGACTTCTCCGGGACGCCGAAGGAGACGTCCTTGAGGATCTGCTTGCCGCCGTCGACCGTCACCGTGAGGTGGCGGGCCGCGAAGGAGACCTCGCCGGTGTCGACGAACTCCTCCAGCCGGTCGCCGACGAGCCGGAACGTGGAGTGGCCGACGCCGACGATGTCGTTCGGGCCGATGAGGGCCGAGCCGGACTTGGAGAGCGGCTGGCCGTTGACGTACGTGCCGTTGTGCGATCCGAGGTCCCGGATCTCGAAGCGGCCGTCCGGGGTGGCGTGGAATTCGGCGTGGTGCCGGGAGACCTGGAGGTCGGAGACGACCAGCTCGTTCTCCAGGGCACGGCCGATCCGCATGACCCGGCCGAGCGCCAGCTGGTGGAACGTGGTCGGGCTGCGGTCCCCGTACACCGGGGGCGTCCCGGCGGGAGCGCCGGCTCCCGGTCCGGGCGGGCCCTGTGCCATGCCCTGCTGCTGCGGCACATGGGGCTGCTGCGGCTGCTGCGGCTGCTGCCAGCCCTGCTGCGGGCCGGGGCCCTGCTGGGGCCGCTGCGGCGGGGCCTGCTGCGGCTGGACGGGTGCGGCGGCGCCCCCGGCGGCCTGTCCGCTGTACACACCGGCGCCGCTGAAGGCGAGCCGGGGCCCGTCGGTGGCGTTGCCCAGGTTCACGGTGGAGCCGGCCGCGAGCTCCACCTGCTGGATCCGCTGACCGTGCAGGTACGTGCCGTTGGTGCTGCCGTGGTCCTCGATGGACCAACTGCGGCCGTTCCAGCTGATCGTGGCGTGCCGCCACGACACCCTGGCGTCGTCGATCGTCATGTCCCCCTGCGGATCACGTCCCAGGGTGTACGACCTGGACGGATCGAGCGTCCAGGTCCTGCCATTCAATTCCAGTACGAGTTCCGGCACTCCGCGCCCCACCTAGTTGTCCCCCGTGTTACCCCCGTTGCAGGGAGTCTAGGGATGCTGAACATCGTGGGGAACTATTCCAGGACCCGTCCCCGATACGAAAGCCGGGCGGCGCAGGGTGACCTCACCGAGACCTGCATAGCGTGGCCAAAGGGACGGACCGGTGCGTGCGGGACGCGCTGTCCGGCACTCGGGACGGGCTGCCGGGGGCGGCGCGCGGACCGATACGGTGGGAGGCACCATGAGCGCATCGCAGCCCCTTGAGTCCTCCCCGTCTCCTGAGCCTCCCGTAACACCGCAGGGTCCGGACATTCCGACCCTTCTGGTGAAGATCTTCGGGAAGGACCGCCCCGGGATCACCG comes from Streptomyces sp. Mut1 and encodes:
- a CDS encoding ABC transporter ATP-binding protein/permease, coding for MGRGVPELVLELNGRTWTLDPSRSYTLGRDPQGDMTIDDARVSWRHATISWNGRSWSIEDHGSTNGTYLHGQRIQQVELAAGSTVNLGNATDGPRLAFSGAGVYSGQAAGGAAAPVQPQQAPPQRPQQGPGPQQGWQQPQQPQQPHVPQQQGMAQGPPGPGAGAPAGTPPVYGDRSPTTFHQLALGRVMRIGRALENELVVSDLQVSRHHAEFHATPDGRFEIRDLGSHNGTYVNGQPLSKSGSALIGPNDIVGVGHSTFRLVGDRLEEFVDTGEVSFAARHLTVTVDGGKQILKDVSFGVPEKSLIGVIGPSGSGKSTLLKALTGYRPANQGDVLYDNRNLYKQFAELRQRIGLVPQDDILHKELTVTRALKYAAKLRFPADTTEAERQSRIHEVLAELKLDVHKDKKVTSLSGGQRKRVSVALELLTKPSLIFLDEPTSGLDPGMDRDVMQLLRGLADDGRTVLVVTHSVAELAICDKLLVMAPGGAVAYFGPPDEALNFFGYTSWADVFSAFENYRDYDWSGRWRGSQHYQMYAADIDAVAVQSVHMPPPQQMRPPKPQGWGTQLWTLMRRYVSVIASDKGFMGLMVILPAVLGIVSVVIPSDYGLAPPKPPHKFNSDAGTIMLILVIGMTFSAAANSVRELIKERVIYERERATGLSRSAYLMSKVIVLGVITAIQGVIICGIGFATRDLPAEGLIMPPAVEICLTIIALGFTSMMFGLVISSLVKTSEKTMPLLVMFAIVQVVFTGILFQVYGSPGLEQFAWLMPSRWAIAGAGTTLDLAHLMPPWDQNNPTDLDPLWEHSASQWGINITVLLFLGVICGFAVARLLRRHEPEVMRK